From Tiliqua scincoides isolate rTilSci1 chromosome 2, rTilSci1.hap2, whole genome shotgun sequence, the proteins below share one genomic window:
- the LOC136641382 gene encoding zinc finger protein 75D-like, with translation MDQSKTALLGPQFQILPQQSVEPRMQRRGQDRTRPSLNQRSQRTQGEAGAWKLPTAVQLPNLRRENPQMPEAAPWRDAKACLSLDESSPQRDTATHLQPETGGESNENCSCLDFREGNQSLKEESTERDALAVETQRQSFRQFSYQEAEGPREACGQLWYLCHRWLKPERRTKEQMLELLILEQFLAILPLEVQNWVKEHGPETCSQAVVLAEDFLQRQQEAEIAEEQVALGDTAKADEALSDAREPQLCPEVKEEGGGDDGSLGKFNLLAGVPG, from the exons ATGGACCAGAGTAAAACAGCGTTGTTGGGGCCCCAATTCCAGATTCTGCCGCAGCAGAGTGTAGAGCCAAGAATgcagaggagggggcaggacaggaCAAGACCCAGTTTGAACCAGCGGTCTCAAAGGACTCAGGGGGAAGCTGGAGCTTGGAAGCTCCCAACAGCAGTGCAATTACCAAACTTGAGACGGGAAAACCCACAGATGCCAGAGGCTGCCCCATGGAGAGATGCAAAGGCTTGCCTGTCCTTGGATGAAAGCAGTCCCCAGAGAGACACAGCAACCCACCTGCAGCCGGAAACTGGCGGAGAATCAAATGAGAACTGCAGTTGCTTGGACTTCAGAGAAGGCAACCAGAGCCTGAAAGAGGAGTCCACAGAAAGGGATGCTCTCGCTGTAGAGACGCAGCGGCAGAGCTTCCGGCAGTTCTCCTACCAGGAGGCCGAGGGACCACGAGAGGCCTGCGGCCAGCTGTGGTATCTTTGCCATCGGTGGTTGAAGCCCGAGAGGCGCACCAAGGAGCAGATGCTGGAGCTGCTGATTCTGGAGCAGTTCCTAGCCATCTTGCCACTTGAGGTCCAGAACTGGGTGAAGGAACATGGCCCAGAGACCTGCTCCCAGGCAGTGGTTCTGGCTGAGGACTTcctgcagaggcagcaagagGCTGAGATCGCAGAAGAGCAG GTGGCCTTGGGGGACACTGCCAAAGCGGATGAGGCCCTTTCAGATGCCAGAGAGCCACAGCTGTgccctgaggtcaaagaagaggGTGGCGGAGATGACGGCTCCTTGGGTAAGTTTAATCTCCTGGCCGGAGTTCCTGG ATGA